From Oscillatoria sp. FACHB-1407, a single genomic window includes:
- a CDS encoding HAD hydrolase-like protein has protein sequence MGLLMVDMDGTLRMPLEGKPYFQHPQDQCIITGVDTALQAYKDNWTIVGITNDAGVALGYKSLHTCVEELQYTLQLVPELEEIYVCPDFNGRRCWRVTRQSVHNHSQTRWFRQYSIPQPGLLKLAMVRHNQLPEDCLYVGDRPEDEEAARRAEVSFQWAWAWIARHQAEAAFKLR, from the coding sequence ATGGGCTTATTAATGGTGGACATGGACGGTACGCTCCGAATGCCACTCGAAGGGAAACCTTATTTTCAGCACCCTCAAGATCAGTGCATTATTACAGGAGTAGATACCGCCCTTCAGGCTTACAAAGACAACTGGACGATTGTTGGCATCACCAATGATGCTGGCGTTGCATTGGGATATAAGTCATTACATACGTGTGTTGAGGAACTGCAATATACACTGCAACTCGTGCCCGAACTTGAGGAAATATATGTTTGTCCTGACTTTAACGGTAGACGGTGCTGGCGGGTAACTCGTCAGAGTGTCCATAATCACAGTCAAACACGTTGGTTTCGGCAATATTCTATACCGCAACCAGGGCTGTTAAAGCTCGCGATGGTACGACACAATCAACTGCCCGAAGATTGTCTGTATGTGGGCGATCGCCCCGAAGATGAAGAAGCGGCTCGACGGGCAGAGGTGTCGTTTCAGTGGGCGTGGGCGTGGATTGCACGACATCAAGCAGAGGCAGCTTTTAAGTTGCGTTAA
- the egtB gene encoding ergothioneine biosynthesis protein EgtB, whose translation MTSPIVTSQLQAKLSLLEKYQSVRQLSEWICQPLAVEDYVIQSMPDVSPPKWHLAHTSWFFETFLLVPNLPGYEVFHPKFGYLFNSYYEAVGQRHPRPQRGLLSRPTVEEIYRYRAYVDEGMRSLLSQSLDPSVESLVVLGLHHEQQHQELLLTDIKHILALNPLRPAYRADLPLSNTNAVPTKEQWLDYPGGLYSIGYDQNEFAFDNESPLHKVYLHDYYLASTLVTNSDYLEFIEAGGYQKSEYWLSEGWATLQKEQWQAPLYWEHIDGNWWIMTLAGLRPLVEDEPVCHVSLFEADAYARWAGKRLPTEAEWEVAATPVAIAGNLLESGRLHPAPAVGATRPDQLFGDVWEWTQSAYLPYPGFQPAAGAVGEYNGKFMCNQMVLRGGSCVTPPNHIRPTYRNFFPPSTRWQFSGIRLAK comes from the coding sequence CGTCAACTGAGCGAATGGATCTGTCAGCCCCTCGCGGTTGAAGATTACGTGATTCAAAGTATGCCTGACGTTAGCCCCCCTAAGTGGCATCTGGCACATACAAGCTGGTTTTTTGAGACATTTCTATTAGTGCCCAATCTTCCTGGCTACGAGGTTTTTCATCCCAAGTTTGGCTATTTGTTCAACTCCTACTATGAGGCGGTAGGACAACGCCATCCTCGTCCTCAACGCGGGTTACTCTCTCGCCCTACGGTCGAAGAGATCTATCGCTATCGTGCTTATGTAGATGAAGGGATGCGATCGCTCCTGTCTCAATCACTCGATCCCTCAGTCGAGTCTCTGGTTGTGTTAGGGCTACATCACGAGCAACAACATCAAGAGTTACTGCTGACCGACATTAAACACATCCTCGCGCTAAATCCTCTACGTCCTGCCTATCGAGCCGACCTTCCCCTTTCAAATACCAACGCAGTTCCCACAAAAGAACAGTGGCTCGATTACCCCGGAGGACTCTATTCCATCGGTTATGACCAGAACGAGTTTGCTTTCGACAACGAATCCCCCTTACACAAGGTCTATTTGCACGACTATTACCTCGCCTCAACCCTCGTCACCAACAGCGACTATCTAGAATTTATCGAGGCAGGAGGCTATCAAAAATCGGAATATTGGCTCTCAGAAGGCTGGGCAACCCTTCAAAAAGAGCAGTGGCAGGCTCCACTGTATTGGGAGCACATCGACGGCAACTGGTGGATTATGACGCTGGCAGGGCTACGTCCCCTGGTAGAAGATGAACCTGTTTGTCACGTTAGCTTATTTGAGGCAGACGCTTACGCACGTTGGGCAGGTAAACGATTACCCACCGAGGCGGAATGGGAAGTGGCAGCAACCCCAGTGGCGATCGCAGGCAACTTACTGGAAAGTGGCAGACTGCATCCCGCTCCAGCAGTGGGAGCAACACGACCTGATCAACTTTTTGGGGATGTCTGGGAATGGACTCAAAGCGCGTATTTGCCCTATCCCGGTTTTCAGCCCGCCGCTGGAGCTGTTGGAGAATACAACGGCAAGTTCATGTGCAATCAAATGGTGCTGCGAGGCGGTTCCTGTGTCACTCCCCCAAACCACATTCGTCCAACCTATCGCAACTTTTTTCCCCCATCTACCCGCTGGCAGTTTTCAGGCATTCGTCTTGCCAAGTAA
- a CDS encoding GbsR/MarR family transcriptional regulator yields the protein MIEPPVEQQQFVEEVGLMFEQVGLPRMAGRIFGWLLISQPPHQSHSELAEILQASKGSISTMTRLLMQFSLIERVVIPGDRRDYFQIKPNAWAQMTQQRLMQISAFRKLAEQGLQLLASAPSTQQQRLQEMHEIHTFWERELPLLHQRWEREQHDKQKALMAKSIHSNKT from the coding sequence TTGATAGAACCTCCCGTTGAACAACAACAGTTTGTGGAAGAAGTCGGCTTGATGTTTGAGCAAGTCGGGCTGCCCCGCATGGCAGGTCGTATCTTTGGATGGTTGCTGATCTCACAACCTCCTCATCAATCTCACAGTGAGTTGGCCGAGATCTTGCAAGCCAGTAAAGGTTCCATCAGTACGATGACCCGTTTATTGATGCAATTTAGCTTGATCGAGCGAGTCGTGATTCCGGGCGATCGCCGCGATTATTTCCAAATCAAGCCCAACGCCTGGGCACAGATGACTCAACAACGGCTGATGCAAATTTCTGCTTTTCGCAAACTGGCCGAACAGGGTTTGCAATTACTGGCGAGTGCACCCTCTACCCAACAGCAGCGGCTCCAAGAAATGCACGAGATTCACACATTTTGGGAACGCGAGTTGCCTCTGCTTCACCAACGCTGGGAGCGAGAACAGCACGACAAGCAAAAAGCGTTGATGGCTAAAAGTATTCACTCTAATAAAACCTAA
- a CDS encoding crossover junction endodeoxyribonuclease RuvC encodes MDAWRDLNDCVILGIDPAIASIGFGVIQGDQALDYGVITTPANAPMYERLSQIRTDVQELCQMMKPDIVALEMPFFGRENTNATKVMRALGVIELALGDCGLTDLIFLHQSQVKAAVAQYGANKYEVKQAVMQIFKLPKPPSPDDSADGLAIAYAAQCGARANVA; translated from the coding sequence ATGGATGCATGGCGTGATTTGAATGATTGCGTGATTCTTGGCATTGATCCGGCGATCGCCAGTATTGGGTTTGGGGTGATCCAGGGCGATCAGGCATTGGATTATGGGGTCATTACCACGCCTGCCAATGCCCCGATGTATGAGCGGTTGAGCCAGATTCGTACGGATGTTCAGGAGCTATGTCAGATGATGAAACCTGACATCGTTGCGCTGGAGATGCCCTTTTTTGGACGCGAAAACACCAATGCCACTAAAGTGATGCGGGCGTTAGGCGTGATCGAGTTAGCCCTGGGCGACTGTGGGTTGACAGACCTGATCTTTTTACATCAATCGCAGGTCAAAGCTGCCGTTGCCCAATACGGAGCTAACAAGTATGAGGTCAAACAAGCTGTCATGCAGATCTTTAAATTGCCAAAACCACCCTCACCGGATGACAGTGCGGATGGCTTGGCGATCGCCTATGCGGCACAGTGTGGAGCACGCGCGAACGTGGCTTAG
- a CDS encoding pentapeptide repeat-containing protein, producing MKLKISSTWVLLVVMGLTLPVKAANSDHIRRLLDTNTCPSCDLSGANLSGANLSRANLANADLRFADLRNANLSYADLRGANLNGANLNGANLQGARY from the coding sequence ATGAAACTTAAAATTTCAAGTACTTGGGTCTTGTTGGTGGTCATGGGATTGACACTACCCGTTAAAGCTGCAAACTCTGACCACATTCGGCGATTGCTAGACACGAACACCTGCCCCAGTTGTGATTTAAGCGGGGCTAACTTGTCTGGTGCCAATTTATCGAGAGCTAATCTAGCCAATGCCGATCTCCGGTTTGCCGATTTAAGGAACGCTAACCTGAGCTATGCCGACTTGCGGGGTGCAAATTTGAATGGAGCGAACTTAAACGGCGCAAACCTGCAAGGAGCAAGATATTAG
- a CDS encoding peptidylprolyl isomerase, producing MLPSSSYEQILDSVIASIDYTQEEWECFLQQFLHKKNYQTWLKQQGVRSETFETWVKRELAIRKFQQRQWGKKVSSYFLDRKHQLDQVVFSLVYLQDRNVAQELYFRIAEGEQSLAEVAHIYSEKADAPVDGKVGPIELGKLHPELARLFYGARSGQLWEPFVLDEWIVIARLEEIIPIQFDDLVRQFLLNELLENWLQEQICQRSSG from the coding sequence ATGTTGCCCTCATCCTCCTACGAACAGATTCTTGACTCTGTTATTGCATCAATTGACTATACGCAGGAGGAGTGGGAGTGTTTTCTTCAACAATTTCTGCACAAAAAGAATTATCAAACCTGGCTAAAACAACAAGGAGTCCGATCAGAAACGTTTGAAACATGGGTCAAGCGAGAACTCGCCATTCGTAAGTTTCAACAGCGGCAATGGGGTAAAAAAGTCAGTTCCTACTTTCTCGATCGCAAACATCAACTTGATCAAGTTGTATTCTCCCTAGTTTATCTACAGGATAGAAACGTTGCTCAAGAACTCTACTTTCGGATTGCTGAGGGAGAACAATCCCTGGCGGAAGTTGCGCACATCTATTCCGAGAAAGCAGATGCACCTGTCGATGGCAAAGTCGGACCCATTGAATTAGGTAAGCTGCATCCTGAACTAGCCCGCCTCTTCTATGGAGCACGTTCGGGGCAACTCTGGGAGCCGTTTGTGCTGGATGAGTGGATTGTGATTGCTCGGTTAGAAGAAATTATTCCGATTCAGTTTGACGATCTGGTCAGACAATTTCTGCTCAATGAATTGCTAGAGAATTGGTTACAAGAGCAGATTTGCCAGCGTTCTTCGGGATAG
- a CDS encoding efflux RND transporter periplasmic adaptor subunit, whose translation MQLPLIGKVRQPAPWVIALLTVGIIGAGATTAVIVRQQSAAPDISTLTETVQSQPLTVRITASGTVQPFQTVNLSPKTTGILAELYVEQGDRVRQGQIIARMESDSVRAEMAQAQARVAQSEARLAELRAGSRPQEIAQRRAAVEQAEARVVEAQARLDRENDRVERNRILLQEGAISQDEFDAILRDAATAQATLEQNRAGVREAEQQLALTRSGSRAEEIAAAEAELAEAQGRLQAVEVQMEDTIIRAPFDGIVTQKYATEGAFVTPTTSASEASSATSTAIVAVASGLEVLAEVPEVDINAIQPGQTVEVVADAYPDQVFQGRVRLVAPEAVVEQNVTSFQVRVDLTSGQDKLLSGMNVDLTFLGDRLDNALTVPTVAIVTKDGETGVLVPNDENQAEFRPVQLGTAVGDQTQVLEGLEPGERVFIDLPPDQKQEWIQQEQ comes from the coding sequence ATGCAACTTCCGTTAATTGGTAAGGTTCGTCAGCCTGCTCCCTGGGTCATTGCCCTGTTGACGGTTGGCATTATTGGAGCGGGGGCGACCACAGCCGTAATTGTGCGTCAGCAATCTGCTGCTCCAGACATCAGCACCCTAACAGAAACCGTTCAGTCGCAACCGCTCACCGTGCGAATTACGGCTAGTGGTACGGTGCAACCGTTTCAAACCGTCAACCTTAGCCCTAAGACGACTGGCATTTTGGCAGAGCTTTATGTCGAACAGGGCGATCGCGTCCGCCAGGGGCAAATCATCGCTCGCATGGAGAGTGACAGTGTACGGGCTGAGATGGCACAGGCGCAAGCGCGGGTTGCTCAATCAGAAGCCCGTTTGGCAGAACTGCGAGCCGGAAGCCGTCCTCAAGAGATTGCTCAACGACGAGCGGCGGTTGAACAGGCGGAAGCGCGAGTCGTCGAAGCACAGGCACGGCTCGATCGCGAGAATGACCGAGTCGAGCGGAATCGCATCTTGTTGCAAGAGGGAGCCATCTCTCAAGATGAATTTGATGCCATTTTGCGGGATGCCGCCACAGCCCAAGCCACACTAGAGCAAAATCGGGCTGGAGTGCGCGAGGCAGAACAGCAGTTAGCCCTGACTCGTAGTGGTAGCCGCGCTGAAGAGATCGCAGCGGCAGAAGCAGAGCTAGCCGAAGCCCAAGGACGACTGCAAGCCGTGGAAGTGCAAATGGAAGACACGATCATCCGTGCTCCGTTTGATGGCATTGTGACCCAGAAGTACGCGACGGAAGGGGCATTTGTCACACCAACGACCTCTGCATCGGAGGCAAGTTCTGCTACGTCAACTGCCATTGTGGCAGTTGCCAGCGGACTCGAAGTGTTGGCGGAAGTGCCAGAAGTCGATATCAATGCCATTCAACCCGGTCAAACGGTAGAAGTGGTTGCCGATGCTTACCCCGATCAAGTCTTTCAGGGTCGAGTCCGATTGGTAGCCCCTGAAGCGGTAGTTGAGCAAAACGTGACTTCCTTTCAGGTGCGGGTTGATTTGACCAGCGGACAGGACAAATTGCTGTCAGGGATGAATGTCGATCTGACCTTTTTGGGCGATCGCCTCGACAATGCCCTGACCGTTCCCACCGTGGCGATCGTCACTAAAGATGGGGAAACAGGGGTGCTGGTTCCTAATGACGAAAATCAGGCAGAGTTTCGCCCTGTGCAATTGGGCACTGCTGTTGGTGACCAAACCCAGGTTTTAGAAGGCTTAGAACCGGGCGAGCGGGTCTTTATCGATCTACCTCCTGATCAAAAACAGGAATGGATTCAGCAGGAGCAATAG
- the ureC gene encoding urease subunit alpha produces MSYRMDRRAYAETFGPTVGDRVRLADTELIIEVERDYTTYGDEVKFGGGKVIRDGMGQSPITNEGGAVDAVITNALILDWWGIVKADVGIKDGKIAAIGKAGNPYIQDNIDIIIGPGTEAIAGEGMILTAGGIDTHIHFICPQQIETAIASGITTMIGGGTGPAAGTNATTCTPGPWNIYRMLQAADDFPMNLGFSGKGNTSQPDALEEQVEAGVIGLKLHEDWGTTPATIDTCLSVAEDYDIQVAIHTDTLNEAGFVEDSIAAFKNRVIHTYHTEGAGGGHAPDIIKVCGELNVLPSSTNPTRPYTVNTLEEHLDMLMVCHHLDRSIPEDVAFAESRIRRETIAAEDILHDLGAFSMISSDSQAMGRIGEVIIRTWQTGHKMKVQRGKLQEDGDRNDNTRAKRYIAKYTINPAITHGISEYVGSVEVGKLADLCLWRPAFFGVKPELVLKGGMIAWAQMGDANASIPTPQPVHMRPMFASFGGARHATSLTFLSQAALKKDIPDKLKLHKQVVAVSNIRQLTKKDMKLNDLTPQIEVDPETYEVRADGELLICEPATSLPMAQRYFLF; encoded by the coding sequence ATGAGTTATCGCATGGATCGCCGTGCTTATGCTGAAACCTTTGGACCCACGGTGGGCGATCGCGTCCGGTTAGCCGATACAGAACTCATTATTGAAGTGGAACGTGACTACACCACCTATGGCGATGAGGTGAAGTTTGGCGGTGGCAAAGTCATCCGAGATGGCATGGGACAGTCGCCGATTACCAACGAGGGGGGAGCCGTTGATGCGGTGATTACCAATGCACTGATTCTCGACTGGTGGGGCATTGTCAAAGCCGATGTGGGGATCAAAGATGGCAAGATTGCAGCGATCGGCAAAGCCGGCAATCCCTACATTCAAGACAACATTGACATCATTATTGGACCCGGAACCGAGGCGATCGCTGGCGAAGGCATGATCCTCACCGCTGGGGGCATCGACACGCACATTCACTTTATTTGCCCCCAACAGATTGAAACGGCGATCGCCTCTGGCATCACAACCATGATTGGCGGTGGCACTGGACCTGCTGCCGGAACCAACGCCACCACTTGCACGCCCGGGCCCTGGAATATCTACCGGATGCTACAAGCGGCAGACGACTTCCCGATGAATTTGGGCTTTTCGGGGAAAGGGAACACCTCTCAACCCGATGCCCTGGAAGAGCAGGTAGAAGCCGGAGTCATCGGGTTAAAGCTACATGAAGACTGGGGAACGACCCCCGCGACGATCGACACTTGCCTCAGTGTTGCTGAAGACTACGACATTCAGGTGGCGATTCACACCGACACCCTGAACGAAGCAGGCTTTGTCGAAGATTCGATTGCCGCCTTCAAAAATCGCGTCATCCACACCTATCACACGGAAGGCGCAGGTGGGGGGCACGCACCCGACATTATTAAGGTGTGTGGCGAGTTAAACGTGTTGCCCTCTTCCACCAATCCGACTCGTCCCTACACCGTCAACACGCTCGAAGAACACCTCGACATGCTGATGGTGTGCCATCACCTCGATCGCAGCATTCCCGAAGATGTCGCCTTTGCAGAGTCGCGGATTCGCCGCGAGACGATCGCCGCTGAAGATATCCTGCATGATCTGGGAGCCTTCAGCATGATCTCGTCTGACTCGCAGGCGATGGGACGAATTGGCGAGGTGATCATCCGCACCTGGCAAACGGGACACAAAATGAAGGTGCAACGTGGGAAGTTACAGGAAGATGGCGATCGCAATGACAACACCCGCGCCAAACGCTACATCGCTAAATACACCATTAATCCCGCGATCACACATGGCATTTCAGAATATGTGGGTTCTGTAGAAGTCGGTAAACTGGCAGATCTTTGTCTGTGGCGACCTGCTTTCTTTGGGGTGAAACCCGAATTGGTGCTCAAAGGTGGCATGATTGCCTGGGCGCAGATGGGCGATGCAAACGCCAGCATTCCCACCCCGCAACCCGTTCACATGCGACCCATGTTTGCCAGCTTTGGTGGAGCCAGACACGCCACTTCCCTCACTTTCTTGTCGCAAGCGGCCCTGAAGAAGGACATTCCCGACAAGTTGAAGTTGCACAAACAGGTTGTTGCAGTGTCTAACATTCGGCAACTCACGAAGAAAGATATGAAGCTCAACGATCTGACTCCCCAGATTGAAGTTGATCCCGAAACCTATGAAGTTCGCGCCGACGGAGAACTGCTGATTTGCGAACCAGCCACATCTCTACCCATGGCACAGCGTTACTTTTTGTTCTAA
- the bchI gene encoding magnesium chelatase ATPase subunit I, with product MSSSTSTSVANSSFARRPVFPFTAIVGQEEMKLALMLNVIDPKIGGVMIMGDRGTGKSTTIRALADLLPEIEVVADDPFSSHPTDPDLMSDEIKQKLEQGEPIAVARKKVQMVDLPLGATEDRVCGTIDIEKALSEGVKAFEPGLLAKANRGILYVDEVNLLDDHLVDVLLDSAASGWNTVEREGISIRHPARFVLVGSGNPEEGELRPQLLDRFGMHAEIRTVKEPALRVQIVEQRTEFDQDPKTFLEKYQTQQDALQEKLVGAQERLSLVKIDYDLRVNISQVCAELDVDGLRGDIVTNRASKAIAALEGRTEVTVDDIRRVIGLCLRHRLRKDPLESIDSGYKVDKIFSQVFGLAEAEEPMQNGASVRR from the coding sequence GTGAGTTCTTCTACTTCCACCAGCGTTGCCAATTCTTCCTTTGCCCGTCGTCCAGTGTTCCCTTTTACGGCGATCGTCGGTCAAGAAGAGATGAAACTGGCGTTGATGTTGAATGTGATCGACCCCAAAATCGGTGGAGTGATGATCATGGGCGATCGCGGCACGGGTAAATCCACCACCATTCGGGCATTGGCTGACCTGCTTCCCGAAATCGAAGTAGTGGCAGATGATCCCTTTAGCAGCCATCCCACCGATCCGGACTTGATGAGCGATGAGATCAAGCAAAAGTTAGAGCAGGGAGAACCCATTGCTGTTGCCCGTAAAAAGGTGCAGATGGTTGATTTGCCTCTGGGGGCAACCGAAGACCGAGTTTGCGGCACGATCGACATTGAAAAGGCTCTATCAGAAGGGGTGAAAGCCTTTGAACCGGGGTTGCTCGCCAAAGCTAATCGCGGCATTCTCTATGTCGATGAGGTCAACCTGTTAGATGACCACCTCGTTGATGTGTTGCTCGATTCGGCGGCTTCTGGTTGGAACACGGTTGAACGTGAGGGCATTTCGATTCGTCACCCGGCCCGCTTCGTGCTGGTTGGCTCTGGCAACCCCGAAGAAGGCGAATTACGTCCTCAATTGCTCGATCGCTTTGGCATGCACGCTGAGATCCGCACGGTCAAAGAGCCAGCTTTGCGGGTTCAAATTGTGGAACAGCGCACCGAGTTTGACCAAGACCCCAAAACCTTTTTGGAGAAATATCAGACTCAACAAGACGCGCTGCAAGAAAAGCTCGTTGGTGCTCAAGAGCGGCTTTCTCTCGTCAAGATTGACTACGACCTGCGGGTTAACATCTCTCAAGTCTGTGCTGAGTTAGATGTAGATGGATTGCGTGGCGATATTGTAACAAATCGCGCCTCAAAGGCGATCGCGGCTCTGGAGGGACGCACTGAAGTTACCGTTGACGATATTCGCCGAGTCATTGGGCTGTGTCTGCGTCACCGTCTCCGCAAAGACCCGTTGGAATCCATTGACTCTGGCTATAAAGTAGACAAGATCTTTAGCCAGGTGTTTGGGTTAGCCGAAGCTGAGGAACCCATGCAAAACGGTGCAAGTGTGCGTCGTTAA
- a CDS encoding YIP1 family protein, whose product MRVEASTGGVLRTLKKALILDADYYESARNTLRIRRLALTIVTLAAGSHVLGSAVILLINRASLPMMILALGLDGVAVVAGYYFWTFTIWKVGQWMKPIDPTYGDLLSPIGFAYAPQVLNFLTLIPLLGRPIELVLAVWSLLAVIVAVRQGLDITTRRAMFICLIGWPLIQVAIGFVQVLEQELVKLG is encoded by the coding sequence ATGAGGGTTGAAGCATCCACTGGAGGAGTCTTAAGAACGCTCAAAAAAGCTCTGATTCTAGACGCAGATTACTATGAAAGTGCTCGAAATACGCTCAGAATTCGTCGTCTTGCACTCACAATTGTCACATTAGCAGCAGGTTCCCACGTTTTAGGAAGCGCGGTTATTTTGTTAATCAACCGTGCTTCGCTCCCAATGATGATCCTGGCACTTGGGTTGGATGGGGTTGCTGTCGTAGCGGGATATTACTTCTGGACATTCACCATCTGGAAAGTGGGACAGTGGATGAAGCCGATCGACCCTACCTATGGCGATTTACTCAGTCCCATTGGGTTTGCTTACGCTCCTCAGGTGCTCAACTTTCTGACGTTGATTCCTCTCTTGGGGCGACCCATTGAATTGGTGTTAGCCGTTTGGAGCTTGCTGGCGGTGATTGTTGCCGTCCGCCAAGGGTTAGACATTACAACACGACGAGCCATGTTTATCTGTTTAATCGGTTGGCCCTTGATTCAAGTGGCGATCGGGTTTGTGCAGGTGCTAGAGCAGGAATTGGTGAAACTGGGGTAA
- the egtD gene encoding L-histidine N(alpha)-methyltransferase: MSATLTSNSPVLGSPIQLYDLHPPLEDLRAEVLRGLSQPQKSISPKFLYDKQGAELFDAICTLDEYYLTRTEMAILTTHAQEIADWIGDGALIEFGSGSSQKIRVLFDAMASLPTYVALDISKQHLQESCADLVNVYPNLLAIAICTDYTQSFELPAIPAIADQRRVGFFPGSSIGNLEPDEAVEFLKNVAGVLGANGRLLVGVDLKKSTAILEPAYDDAQRVSAAFAMNLLARINRELGADFDLNQFHYRAFYNPIGRIEMGLVSHIDQTIHFDGVEIPFRQGETLRTEYSYKYNLVEFQQLAEQAGFQTKAIWTDPQQWFSVYGLEVMPPSLRQTPD; the protein is encoded by the coding sequence ATGAGTGCAACATTGACTTCCAATTCCCCAGTTCTCGGCTCTCCGATTCAGCTCTATGATCTTCATCCTCCTTTAGAGGACTTACGAGCAGAAGTGTTGCGGGGATTAAGTCAACCTCAAAAGTCGATTTCTCCCAAGTTTCTTTACGACAAGCAAGGCGCAGAATTATTTGATGCAATCTGCACGTTAGATGAGTACTATCTGACTCGCACTGAGATGGCGATTTTGACAACCCATGCTCAAGAGATTGCCGATTGGATTGGAGATGGTGCTTTGATCGAGTTTGGGAGCGGCAGTAGCCAAAAAATTCGGGTCTTGTTTGACGCGATGGCTTCACTCCCAACGTATGTAGCACTAGACATCTCTAAACAACATCTCCAGGAATCGTGTGCCGATCTGGTCAATGTTTATCCAAACCTGTTGGCGATCGCCATCTGCACTGACTATACTCAATCGTTTGAACTGCCAGCTATTCCAGCGATCGCTGATCAACGTCGAGTTGGTTTCTTTCCCGGTTCATCCATCGGTAATCTAGAACCTGATGAGGCAGTTGAATTTCTCAAAAATGTTGCTGGAGTGCTCGGTGCCAACGGACGGTTATTAGTTGGAGTTGATTTAAAGAAGAGCACTGCCATTTTAGAGCCTGCCTATGATGACGCTCAGAGAGTGTCTGCTGCCTTCGCAATGAACCTGTTAGCCCGCATTAACCGAGAGTTGGGAGCCGACTTTGATCTCAACCAATTTCACTATCGGGCGTTTTATAACCCCATCGGGCGGATCGAAATGGGACTGGTGAGCCACATCGATCAGACCATCCACTTTGATGGAGTAGAGATTCCTTTTCGTCAGGGTGAAACCTTGCGAACCGAATACTCCTATAAATACAACCTTGTTGAATTTCAACAGCTCGCAGAACAGGCAGGCTTTCAAACAAAAGCCATATGGACTGATCCACAACAGTGGTTTAGTGTGTACGGTCTAGAAGTTATGCCACCCTCCCTTCGCCAGACACCTGATTAG
- a CDS encoding fasciclin domain-containing protein, with translation MANLVETANSAGSFNTLMTALKAADLEATLSSPGPFTILAPTDEAFEQLPQGELDSLLQDPHKLKQVLLYHVISGDVRSDDLIEIDEAPTVEGTLVAVEQAEDGVRINDSRVLQMDILAENGVIHVIDGVLMPVIMG, from the coding sequence ATGGCTAATTTAGTAGAGACAGCAAACAGTGCAGGTTCATTCAATACTTTAATGACGGCTTTAAAGGCGGCTGACTTGGAGGCAACCCTGAGCAGTCCTGGACCTTTCACAATCCTGGCACCGACCGATGAGGCATTTGAGCAACTGCCCCAGGGAGAGTTAGACTCCTTGTTGCAAGACCCCCACAAACTCAAACAAGTCCTGCTCTATCACGTCATTTCTGGAGATGTGCGATCGGACGATTTGATTGAAATCGATGAAGCACCCACCGTTGAGGGTACGCTTGTGGCAGTCGAGCAAGCCGAAGATGGAGTGCGAATTAACGACTCAAGAGTATTGCAGATGGATATTTTGGCAGAGAACGGAGTCATCCATGTGATTGATGGAGTGTTAATGCCAGTCATTATGGGATAA
- a CDS encoding CAP domain-containing protein, which translates to MSSSSSSQFQRKKPLQQAIAGAITIFLLSGCDVIRNMPPILPTFPLPSSPSPSSADAAQSAAAAQMESDVLQQINAIRQQNGLSPLKDNPKLAQVARRYSQRMAEQNFFSHTAPEGDTMVDRVRSARIFYFALGENLFKGTNLPDPATDAVEGWMNSPGHRRNILQPEYREMGIGVWRQGNTYYFTQLLMRSL; encoded by the coding sequence ATGAGTTCAAGTTCAAGCAGTCAATTTCAACGAAAAAAGCCATTACAACAGGCAATTGCAGGAGCAATCACAATTTTCTTACTGTCGGGGTGTGATGTCATTCGCAACATGCCTCCAATTTTGCCAACGTTTCCTCTTCCGTCATCCCCTTCACCCTCCAGTGCAGATGCGGCTCAGTCAGCCGCCGCAGCCCAAATGGAGAGTGATGTATTGCAACAAATTAACGCCATTCGTCAACAGAATGGGCTGAGTCCCTTGAAGGACAATCCCAAGTTGGCGCAAGTTGCAAGACGATATAGCCAACGCATGGCAGAACAAAACTTTTTTAGCCACACGGCTCCTGAAGGAGACACGATGGTCGATCGCGTGCGATCAGCCCGGATTTTTTACTTTGCGTTGGGTGAGAATCTGTTTAAAGGCACCAATCTTCCTGATCCTGCCACCGATGCAGTTGAGGGTTGGATGAATAGCCCCGGACATCGACGCAATATTTTGCAACCTGAATACCGCGAGATGGGTATTGGCGTTTGGCGTCAGGGCAATACGTATTACTTCACGCAGCTGTTGATGCGATCGCTATAA